A genomic stretch from Capricornis sumatraensis isolate serow.1 chromosome 4, serow.2, whole genome shotgun sequence includes:
- the AQP5 gene encoding aquaporin-5, giving the protein MKKEVCSAAFLKAVFAEFLATLIFVFFGLGSALKWPSAMPSVLQISLAFGLAIGTMAQALGPVSGGHMNPAITLALLVGNQISLLRAVFYLVAQLVGAIAGAAILYGLAPYNARGNLAVNALNNNTTAGQAVVAEMILTFQLALCVFSSTDSRRTSPVGSPALSIGLSVTLGHLVGIYFTGCSMNPARSFGPAVIMSRFSSAHWVFWVGPIVGAATAAIVYFYLLFPHSLSLSDRVAILKGTYEPDEDWEESQEERKKTMELTAH; this is encoded by the exons ATGAAGAAGGAGGTGTGCTCCGCAGCCTTCCTCAAGGCGGTGTTCGCAGAGTTCCTGGCCACCCTCATCTTCGTCTTCTTCGGCCTCGGCTCGGCCCTCAAGTGGCCGTCGGCAATGCCCAGCGTCCTGCAGATCTCGCTGGCCTTCGGGCTGGCCATAGGTACCATGGCCCAGGCCCTGGGGCCCGTGAGCGGTGGCCACATGAACCCCGCCATCACGCTGGCCCTCCTGGTCGGTAACCAGATCTCCCTGCTCCGGGCGGTCTTCtacctggtggcccagctggtggGCGCCATTGCTGGCGCCGCAATCCTCTATGGGCTGGCCCCGTACAATGCCCGAGGCAATCTGGCTGTCAATGCG CTCAACAACAACACGACTGCGGGCCAGGCTGTGGTGGCGGAAATGATTCTGACCTTCCAGCTGGCACTCTGCGTCTTCTCTTCCACTGACTCCCGCCGCACCAGCCCTGTGGGCTCCCCAGCCCTGTCCATTGGCCTGTCCGTCACACTGGGCCACCTAGTGGGG ATCTACTTCACGGGCTGCTCCATGAACCCGGCCCGATCTTTCGGTCCCGCAGTGATCATGAGTCGGTTCAGCTCCGCACACTGG GTGTTCTGGGTGGGGCCCATCGTGGGGGCTGCCACGGCTGCCATCGTCTACTTCTACCTGCTCTTCCCGCACTCCCTGAGCCTGAGTGATCGTGTGGCCATCCTCAAGGGCACGTATGAGCCGGACGAGGACTGGGAGGAGAGCCAAGAGGAGCGGAAGAAGACCATGGAGCTGACTGCCCACTGA